Proteins from a genomic interval of Niabella soli DSM 19437:
- a CDS encoding RluA family pseudouridine synthase: protein MKLKELIVFETGELVALNKPSGLLSIPDREGKEPSLKDLLQVQYDDIFTVHRLDRETSGLIIFAKTAAAHKHFSQQFEARKTIKVYTGLVLGSVTVPEGHIDAPIAENMVKRGTMIIHRRGKQALTDFKVLKDYGLYTWMQFNIHTGRTHQIRVHTKEIGHPLVGDTLYGDGKPVFISSFKSKFNLSKNELEERPILNRLALHAAQLKIAGPDGNVIALEAPLHKDLRATLQQLDKRR, encoded by the coding sequence ATGAAACTAAAAGAGCTCATCGTTTTTGAAACCGGAGAACTGGTTGCGCTGAATAAGCCTTCGGGCCTGCTTTCCATACCCGACAGGGAGGGAAAAGAGCCCTCGTTAAAAGACCTGCTGCAGGTGCAATATGACGACATTTTTACGGTACACCGCCTGGACCGGGAAACAAGCGGTCTTATTATTTTTGCGAAAACGGCCGCCGCGCACAAACACTTCAGCCAGCAATTTGAGGCACGTAAAACAATAAAAGTCTATACCGGGCTGGTGTTAGGCTCCGTAACAGTACCCGAAGGCCATATAGACGCCCCGATAGCCGAAAACATGGTAAAACGCGGTACCATGATCATTCATCGCCGGGGCAAACAAGCGCTGACGGATTTTAAAGTATTAAAAGATTATGGCCTTTACACCTGGATGCAGTTCAATATCCACACCGGGCGCACACATCAGATACGGGTACATACAAAGGAGATAGGTCATCCGCTGGTGGGTGATACCCTTTACGGAGATGGCAAACCCGTTTTTATTTCGTCTTTTAAAAGCAAATTCAACCTGTCAAAAAATGAGCTCGAAGAACGCCCGATTCTGAACCGGTTGGCGCTGCACGCGGCTCAATTGAAAATAGCCGGCCCCGACGGAAATGTAATTGCCCTGGAGGCGCCATTGCACAAGGATTTAAGAGCCACCTTGCAGCAGTTGGATAAAAGACGATAG
- a CDS encoding glycosyltransferase family 2 protein, whose amino-acid sequence MNNLLDISYCLRTKKLHQKFSILLPSWNNLDYLKACIASILSHSDFEHQIIVHVNDGADGTLDWVKEQPGIDYTHSKENIGVCYALNAAARLAYTDYILYINDDMYVCPQWDQHLWKAVQEVGHDYFFISATAIERRPQSRCSIAKDYGADLEHFQKEALLNEFNTLPMSDWMGATWPPNVVHKNIWDLVGGYSTEFSPGMYSDPDFSMKLWNTGIRYFRGIAASRVYHFGSLSVKRIKKNKGYYQFIRKWGLTAGTFSSYFLRRGAVYSGPATTPRLSVLLKLKSLFKALVAVFK is encoded by the coding sequence TTGAATAACTTGTTGGACATATCTTATTGCTTACGTACCAAGAAACTGCATCAAAAGTTCTCCATCCTGTTGCCCTCCTGGAATAATCTTGATTATTTAAAAGCCTGTATCGCAAGCATTTTATCTCATTCGGATTTTGAGCATCAAATTATTGTGCATGTAAATGACGGGGCGGATGGCACGCTTGATTGGGTAAAAGAGCAGCCCGGCATCGATTATACGCACAGCAAAGAAAATATTGGTGTTTGTTATGCCCTGAACGCCGCTGCCCGGCTGGCCTATACGGATTATATTTTATATATCAATGATGATATGTATGTGTGCCCGCAGTGGGATCAGCACCTTTGGAAGGCGGTGCAGGAAGTGGGGCACGATTATTTTTTTATTTCAGCAACGGCTATTGAACGGCGCCCGCAAAGCCGTTGCAGTATCGCAAAAGATTATGGCGCCGACCTGGAACATTTTCAAAAAGAAGCGCTTTTAAACGAGTTTAATACGCTGCCCATGAGCGATTGGATGGGCGCCACCTGGCCTCCGAATGTCGTGCACAAAAACATATGGGACCTGGTGGGAGGTTATAGTACCGAGTTTTCTCCGGGTATGTATTCGGACCCCGACTTTTCTATGAAGTTATGGAACACAGGGATCCGTTATTTCAGGGGCATAGCAGCCAGCAGGGTTTATCATTTCGGATCCCTGTCTGTTAAGCGGATAAAAAAAAATAAAGGGTATTACCAGTTTATCCGTAAATGGGGCCTTACGGCGGGCACTTTCTCCAGTTATTTTCTGAGAAGAGGCGCCGTGTATTCGGGGCCGGCAACAACGCCCCGTCTTTCTGTTTTATTAAAATTGAAATCTCTTTTTAAAGCGCTGGTGGCAGTGTTTAAATGA
- a CDS encoding glycosyltransferase family 2 protein, protein MTDPHNISLVVSTYNWPQALELVLLGVAAQKKLPAEVLIADDGSGAATKELIRSFQHKFPVPLQHIWQPDEGFQLARIRNKAIAAAQADYIVQIDGDSIPEKHFIMDHARVAETGCFVRGTRGLLTPGASQRAIAQKKIAFHFYSSGVKHRNNVLRSPLLLPLGIKKETNSFRVKGSNMGFWRKDFIRVNGYNNAMEGWGHEDEELAARFINAGLRKKKVKLAAVQYHLHHKTASQEQEPLHCLVLENVRTQLIIACTNGMAQL, encoded by the coding sequence ATGACTGATCCTCATAATATCTCGCTTGTCGTATCCACTTATAACTGGCCACAGGCCCTGGAATTGGTATTGCTGGGAGTAGCCGCGCAAAAAAAACTGCCGGCCGAAGTATTAATTGCCGACGACGGATCCGGAGCAGCAACAAAAGAATTGATCCGTTCTTTTCAGCATAAATTTCCCGTACCGCTACAGCATATCTGGCAGCCGGATGAGGGTTTTCAACTGGCACGCATCCGCAATAAAGCCATTGCAGCCGCTCAGGCGGATTATATTGTTCAGATCGATGGCGATTCCATCCCGGAAAAGCATTTCATCATGGACCATGCGCGGGTAGCCGAAACCGGTTGTTTTGTGCGGGGCACCCGCGGGCTGCTGACGCCAGGGGCCAGCCAACGTGCTATAGCTCAAAAAAAAATCGCCTTTCATTTTTATTCCTCCGGCGTAAAACATCGCAATAATGTCCTGCGGTCGCCCCTGCTGTTGCCACTGGGCATTAAAAAAGAAACAAACTCCTTCCGGGTTAAAGGCAGCAATATGGGGTTTTGGAGAAAGGATTTTATCCGTGTAAACGGCTACAATAACGCCATGGAAGGCTGGGGGCACGAGGATGAGGAACTGGCCGCGCGCTTTATAAATGCCGGTCTCCGGAAAAAGAAAGTAAAACTGGCCGCCGTTCAGTATCATTTACACCACAAAACGGCGTCGCAGGAACAGGAACCCCTCCATTGCTTGGTATTGGAAAACGTACGTACTCAACTGATTATAGCCTGCACCAATGGCATGGCACAACTTTAA
- a CDS encoding glycosyltransferase family 2 protein — MNPSKKLTVSLVIATYNWPQALECSLKSVLRQSRLPDEVIIADDGSTPQTAALIETYRALFPVPLLHIWQPDEGFQLARIRNKAIAAAQSDYIVQIDGDLVLHRNFISDHCAFSEPGFFATGGRVLLGKSFSEKVLAQPQKNISFFNKGIKNRKNSIRYRPLTRLFKNYRASDVFYLRGCNMAFWRKDLLNINGYNEAFTGWGREDNEIVVRLLNSGVQKHALKHGAIAYHIYHPEKERGSLSRNEELLSAAVSGSSKFALLGLNQYL; from the coding sequence ATGAACCCATCAAAAAAACTGACAGTTTCCCTGGTTATTGCCACGTATAACTGGCCGCAGGCGCTGGAATGCAGCCTCAAAAGTGTTTTACGCCAAAGCAGACTGCCGGATGAAGTGATCATCGCAGATGACGGATCTACCCCGCAAACGGCCGCACTTATCGAAACCTACCGGGCGCTGTTTCCCGTACCGCTGCTCCATATCTGGCAGCCGGATGAGGGGTTCCAACTGGCGCGCATCCGCAACAAGGCCATTGCTGCAGCGCAATCTGACTATATTGTTCAGATCGACGGAGACCTGGTACTGCACCGGAACTTTATCAGCGATCACTGCGCCTTCAGCGAGCCAGGATTTTTCGCAACCGGCGGCCGGGTGTTACTGGGCAAATCGTTCTCGGAAAAAGTGCTGGCCCAGCCGCAAAAAAACATTTCTTTTTTTAATAAAGGCATCAAAAACCGGAAGAACAGCATCCGCTACCGGCCCCTGACCCGCCTGTTTAAGAACTACCGCGCCAGTGACGTTTTTTACCTGCGCGGATGTAATATGGCTTTTTGGAGAAAAGACCTGCTCAATATTAATGGCTATAACGAGGCCTTTACCGGCTGGGGCAGGGAAGACAATGAAATTGTAGTGCGACTGTTGAACAGCGGGGTGCAGAAACATGCATTAAAGCACGGCGCCATTGCCTACCACATTTATCATCCCGAAAAAGAGCGCGGCTCCTTAAGCCGCAATGAAGAACTCTTGAGTGCGGCGGTCAGCGGCAGCAGCAAATTTGCGCTTTTGGGGCTGAATCAATACTTGTGA
- a CDS encoding glycosyltransferase, with the protein MFPGETEAHQSLLVSIVLCTYNGEKYIAEQLNSICNQRYQNLEIIICDDASTDDTMLILSRFSEKDPRIRLEKNAENLGFAKNFNSAVSRATGAIVGFADQDDVWHPDKIATLLANWPPGSPLIYCNSVRFFNEGEKDWNRKGNRSYRRFEGTDLRKIAIFNTVSGHALLMRRELVARVFPVPEGLVYDWYGAAVAACSGGVSYWPQTMVLQRVHAANTTVNGGFEFRPGQQNHSFKCLVDLHLNVFQQLPGAHQKFMQQLYGLWHGALTKPFSRRLFLFIARHQKILLWKKKKMGGLLSRIKHAYRLAKR; encoded by the coding sequence ATGTTCCCTGGGGAAACTGAAGCCCACCAGTCGTTGCTTGTAAGTATTGTGCTGTGCACATACAATGGTGAAAAATATATTGCCGAACAGTTGAATTCTATTTGCAACCAGCGGTACCAAAACCTGGAGATCATTATTTGCGATGATGCTTCTACTGATGATACTATGTTGATACTGAGCCGGTTCTCAGAAAAAGATCCACGCATCCGATTGGAAAAAAACGCTGAAAACCTGGGGTTTGCAAAAAATTTCAACAGCGCCGTAAGCAGGGCTACCGGCGCAATTGTGGGATTTGCGGATCAGGACGATGTCTGGCATCCGGACAAGATTGCGACGCTGTTGGCCAACTGGCCGCCGGGAAGTCCGCTGATCTATTGCAATTCGGTGCGGTTTTTTAATGAAGGGGAAAAGGACTGGAACCGGAAGGGGAACCGGAGCTACCGGCGTTTTGAGGGAACGGACCTGAGGAAGATCGCTATTTTTAATACTGTAAGCGGACACGCACTCTTGATGCGAAGGGAGTTGGTTGCAAGGGTTTTTCCGGTGCCGGAAGGACTGGTGTATGATTGGTATGGCGCTGCAGTAGCCGCCTGTTCGGGGGGTGTAAGCTATTGGCCGCAAACAATGGTGCTGCAACGGGTGCATGCAGCTAATACAACGGTAAATGGTGGCTTTGAATTCAGGCCCGGACAGCAGAATCATTCCTTTAAATGCCTTGTCGACCTGCATTTGAATGTTTTTCAGCAATTGCCGGGCGCTCATCAAAAATTTATGCAGCAATTATACGGACTGTGGCATGGGGCGCTTACGAAGCCGTTTAGCCGGCGGCTTTTTTTATTTATCGCCCGGCATCAAAAAATACTGCTTTGGAAGAAGAAAAAAATGGGCGGCCTGCTGTCCAGAATCAAGCATGCCTACCGGTTGGCAAAAAGATGA
- the meaB gene encoding methylmalonyl Co-A mutase-associated GTPase MeaB translates to MTILADMMWESLSKGLAEGATKAIARAISLVENEVAGYDAFLAGLQGQQQPVIGITGPPGAGKSTLTDALIGLAVRAGKKVAVICVDPSSPFHLGALLGDRIRLSQWYLDDRVFIRSLASRGALGGLHPKIMEITDLLKAAPFDLIIVETVGVGQSEVDIAGLADVTVVVLVPEAGDEIQTMKAGLMEVADIFVVNKSDRPGADLFAKNLRQLLAPAFSMGHASIPVIATVAHTMKGVEALYTAIEKAAAGNQIRDRKTWLLTEKAWQLIQKKRMADIDKTQLAAALAVQSEEPSFNLYKFIQDL, encoded by the coding sequence TTGACTATTTTAGCAGATATGATGTGGGAGTCGCTGTCAAAAGGTTTGGCCGAAGGCGCTACAAAAGCGATAGCAAGAGCTATCAGCCTGGTAGAGAATGAGGTAGCAGGGTATGACGCATTCCTGGCCGGTTTACAGGGGCAACAGCAACCGGTCATTGGTATTACCGGCCCGCCCGGGGCAGGGAAAAGCACCCTTACGGATGCATTGATCGGTTTGGCGGTGCGTGCCGGAAAAAAAGTTGCTGTTATCTGCGTGGACCCTTCTTCTCCTTTTCATTTGGGGGCCTTGCTGGGCGACCGCATCCGGCTTAGCCAATGGTATCTGGATGACCGGGTTTTTATCCGGTCACTCGCCAGCCGCGGCGCATTGGGCGGCCTGCATCCTAAAATTATGGAAATAACGGATCTGCTGAAGGCCGCACCGTTCGACTTGATCATTGTGGAAACGGTAGGCGTTGGGCAGAGCGAAGTGGATATTGCCGGCCTTGCTGATGTAACGGTGGTGGTTTTGGTACCGGAAGCCGGGGATGAAATACAAACCATGAAGGCCGGCTTAATGGAAGTGGCCGATATTTTTGTGGTGAATAAAAGCGACCGCCCGGGCGCGGATCTGTTTGCAAAAAACCTGCGGCAGTTGCTGGCACCGGCTTTTTCGATGGGGCATGCATCTATCCCGGTTATCGCCACCGTAGCCCATACGATGAAGGGAGTAGAAGCGCTTTATACAGCTATTGAGAAAGCAGCAGCGGGTAACCAAATAAGAGACAGGAAAACCTGGCTGCTGACGGAAAAAGCCTGGCAGTTGATCCAGAAAAAGCGCATGGCTGATATTGATAAAACGCAGCTTGCGGCTGCCCTTGCAGTTCAAAGCGAGGAACCGTCGTTCAATTTGTATAAATTTATTCAGGACTTATAA
- a CDS encoding LON peptidase substrate-binding domain-containing protein, giving the protein MTNFIPIFPLSIVVFPQEQVNLHIFEPRYKQLIIESVAQQKPFGIPVVMDNKLQDFGSLVFVEEIVQTYENGEMDIKTRGSELFRILEVIKDIPEKLYSGAIVSYPENNLQGNARIMEQLMAQLRRLHRYLQVIKDFKKTDNALTTYDIAHHSGLTIYEEYELLQLTHERQRQEYLKRHFEKIIPVFEKMEELKAKIQSNGHFKNLSGFDIK; this is encoded by the coding sequence ATGACCAATTTCATCCCCATATTCCCCTTATCTATCGTTGTTTTCCCCCAGGAACAGGTAAACCTGCATATTTTTGAGCCGCGCTATAAACAACTGATCATAGAATCTGTGGCGCAACAAAAGCCTTTTGGCATCCCCGTTGTAATGGACAACAAACTGCAGGATTTTGGTTCTTTGGTATTTGTAGAGGAAATTGTTCAAACCTATGAAAATGGAGAAATGGACATCAAAACAAGGGGCAGCGAGCTCTTCCGGATATTGGAAGTTATAAAAGATATTCCGGAAAAATTATACTCAGGAGCCATTGTCAGCTACCCCGAAAATAACCTCCAGGGTAACGCCCGGATAATGGAGCAACTGATGGCACAGCTACGCCGGTTACACCGCTACCTGCAGGTAATAAAGGATTTTAAAAAGACAGACAATGCCCTCACTACCTATGATATTGCCCACCATTCGGGCCTCACCATTTATGAAGAATATGAATTGCTCCAATTAACGCATGAGCGGCAGCGGCAGGAATATTTAAAGCGTCATTTTGAAAAAATAATCCCTGTTTTTGAAAAAATGGAGGAATTAAAGGCAAAAATTCAATCAAATGGCCATTTCAAGAACCTTAGTGGCTTTGATATTAAATAA
- a CDS encoding type III pantothenate kinase yields MSSTLCFDFGNTRKKVAVFEGDTIVKTLVLQDDTCETIRSLIAAYRPKRSILSSVINHNPEIETILKDTTRFHLLNHLSKLPITTPVGKPETIGADRLAIAAGGVHFYPGKNLLLIGLGTCITTNFVNKYKELVGGSISPGLEMRLKSLQYYTAKLPLIMPKTDLPLIGYDTETNILSGVILGMAYELDGFITAYAEKFDNFNVVLTGGDLQHLASHMKSRIFADPELLFKGLYAISEVNNA; encoded by the coding sequence ATGTCATCCACTCTTTGCTTTGATTTTGGCAATACACGCAAAAAAGTAGCCGTTTTTGAGGGGGATACCATTGTGAAAACATTAGTGTTGCAGGATGATACCTGTGAAACCATCCGGTCGCTGATAGCAGCGTACCGGCCAAAAAGATCTATTCTTTCTTCGGTGATCAATCACAATCCTGAAATAGAAACCATTTTAAAAGATACCACCCGGTTTCACCTGCTGAATCATTTATCGAAACTGCCCATCACTACACCTGTTGGCAAACCGGAAACTATTGGGGCAGACCGGCTGGCGATCGCTGCCGGGGGAGTTCATTTTTACCCCGGGAAAAATCTTTTATTAATCGGGTTAGGAACCTGCATTACCACAAATTTTGTAAATAAGTATAAAGAACTGGTGGGGGGCTCCATTTCACCAGGGCTGGAAATGCGGCTAAAATCCTTGCAATATTATACTGCAAAGCTGCCGCTGATCATGCCCAAGACCGATCTGCCCCTGATCGGTTACGATACGGAGACCAATATTTTATCAGGTGTGATCCTTGGAATGGCCTACGAACTGGACGGATTTATAACGGCTTATGCCGAAAAATTCGACAACTTTAACGTGGTATTAACCGGTGGTGATTTACAACATTTGGCATCACACATGAAAAGCAGGATATTTGCCGACCCTGAATTACTTTTTAAAGGCCTATATGCTATTAGTGAAGTCAATAACGCTTAG